In Vanrija pseudolonga chromosome 4, complete sequence, a single window of DNA contains:
- the syb1 gene encoding Synaptobrevin 1, with translation MSSEPYDPYIPSGSASGGGAGPSSGAAGNNPQNKKIADIQAQIDSTVDIMHQNITKVAERGERLDALQDKTDNLAVSAQGFRRGASRVRKQMWWKDMKMRIIIGVGIVILIVIIVVPIVNAFKHK, from the exons AT GTCGTCTGAGCCTTACGACCCATACATCCCCTCGGGATCCGCgtctggtggtggtgccggccCCTCGTCGGGTGCCGCGGGCAACAACCCCCAGAACAAGAAG ATTGCCGACATCCAGGCCCAGATCGACTCGACGGTTGACATTATGCACCAAAACATCACCAAGGTCGCGGAGCGTGGCGAGCGACTGGACGCCCTCCAGGACAAGACTG ACAACCTTGCTGTGTCGGCTCAGGGCTTCCGTCGTGGTGCTAGCCGTGTGAGGAAGCAGATGTG GTGGAAGGACATGAAGATGCGCATCATtatcggcgtcggcatcgtcatTCTGATTGTCATCATTGTCGTCCCCATCGTTAACGC TTTCAAGCACAAGTAA
- the grrA gene encoding SCF E3 ubiquitin ligase complex F-box protein grrA encodes MSEQDAERHSHDPTPRPWFNRQDEVSTPGGVGSSASTPLHPSSFFRKLRGRLRSSSESSASVSDSGILEDDRDVMGNQDVSVWPRQRSSPSPRQAGMASLLPAELLIHIMRYLPANGDLLSAMQVSRSWCLAGYPLLWQKPALNNVEGFASFVRVLSSPKTLLPYTDIIKRLSIAGFAREVNDDLFRGIAVCKRLERLTLAGAVHLTPKALNDVFRELKELIAIDVSGVTDVDDEVTQGIAANCPKTQGLNLTDCKQLTDEGVLAIAGSMKNLRRVRRERFPP; translated from the exons ATGAGCGAGCAGGATGCAGAGAGGCACAGTCACGACCCCACTCCGCGTCCGTGGTTCAACCGCCAGGATGAGGTCTCCACTCCCGGGGGCGTagggtcgtcggcgtcaacaCCATTGCACCCGAGTTCGTTCTTCCGCAAGCTCCGCGGCCGCCTACGCAGCTCGTCAGAATCCTCTGCGAGCGTGAGTGACAGTGGAATCCTGGAGGACGATCGTGATGTGATGGGGAACCAAGACGTCAGCGTCTGGCCACGACAAAGGAGCTCCCCTTCTCCTCGACAGGCTGGTAtggcgtcgctgctgcctgcaGAGCTCCTGATCCAC ATCATGCGCTACCTGCCAGCCAACGGCGACCTCCTTTCTGCCATGCAGGTCTCCAGGTCGTGGTGCCTGGCAGGCTACCCTCTTCTATGGCAGAAGCCCGCCCTCAACAACGTTGAAGGGTTCGCATCCTTTGTCAGAGTTCTGTCGAGCCCGAAGACGCTTCTGCCTTACACCGACATCATAAAGCGACTCTCCATTGCAGGATTCGCTCGCGAGGTCAACGACGACCTGTTTCGTGGAATCGCTGTCTGCAAGCGCCTCGAGAGGTTGACGCTTGCTGGAGCCGTGCACCTCACGCCAAAGGCGCTCAACGACGTCTTCCGCGAACTGAAGGAGCTCATTGCCATCGACGTGAGCGGTGTCACggacgttgacgacgaggtgacGCAAGGGATTGCCGCCAACTGCCCGAAGACCCAGGGCCTCAACCTTACAGATTGTAAGCAACTCACGGATGAAGGAGTACTCGCCATTGCTGGCAGTATGAAGAATCTACGGAGGGTAAGAAGAGAGCGCTTTCCGCCCTGA
- the Gyg1 gene encoding Glycogenin-1 — protein sequence MVSLPNAFVTLLTDSSYLPGALVLLHSLQDLHPAPRSFKIVCLVTPETVDARTIGVLRNAGYDLVIGVEPIASGASGQQGLQLMGRPDLDIALTKLHIFRLQTLFSTIVYLDADTLPLRPLDQLFETTSPHRFSASPDIGWPDCFNSGVMVIRPQLSDFTALQATLAAHADSGNGNGSFDGADQGLLNEYFSEEGPGGAWNRLPFTYNVTPSAAYQYAPAYKHYAHKINLIHFIGPNKPWKWLSSRQARSSPPPNTAFDYESLLDRWFAVYDQHVRPTAAHEPNLAKRFQVPEHVAIWNSPGAAQVPDRLDLDSLKEAIQQGVTALKPGQYTSLPLEGRVDLIRPKPEPRAAISTNTGTNSANQPGEPAAPPQNNHAERPTQPHSHSQPVHHRPAPQQHGIWDASRYSPPRHSQPEMTIQMHAVYEPAWDQPVKSHATYFQTLPQNVYTEYPSIPQNVQSNDWYHTFTSTKPSQANVQRVFPWEDKEKSRAAATRAFPQADTPTSKRSVAPKPKPVIIPATTSSDNSRPSFSDSVASYRNAWDNVASIDRYAKRLTALGIGTERLSQSTIRTAGPSPGAPATPTSQRHRRGNNPKAGSDTSRDGDDEAEHVQRSHYPSNALYRDGFAQTDRPRVTHASAQASPETSPTFKAVDAPNVKRRSAGSDPRSRGHGRQSSNALFPTYNFSQPPVGTQGSSSVRGRVWNPSTDLDAMRQDSQKVLSRFVTSGSSSTT from the exons ATGGTGTCTCTACCCAACGCTTTCGTGACGCTGCTCACCGATTCGTCATACCTCCCCGGTGCTCTCGTGCTGCTTCATTCGTTGCAAGACCTTCATCCTGCCCCACGGAGCTTCAAGATCGTCTGTCTCGTTACCCCAGAAACGGTAGATGCCCGCACTATTGGTGTCCTGCGGAATGCCGGCTATGACCTCGTCATTGGCGTAGAGCCTATTGCCTCTGGAGCCTCGGGGCAACAAGGACTCCAGCTCATGG GCCGTCCGGACCTGGACATTGCTCTGACGAAGCTGCACATCTTCCGACTGCAAACCCTCTTCTCCACTATCGTGTATCTCGACGCAGATACCCTGCCTCTTCGCCCTCTGGATCAGCTCTTCGAGACAACCAGCCCTCACCGGTTCTCGGCTTCACCGGACATTGGCTGGCCTGACTGCTTTAACTCTGGTGTTATGGTTATCCGGCCTCAGCTGTCCGACTTCACTGCTCTTCAGGCTACTCTGGCAGCGCATGCGGACAGCGGCAACGGTAATGGCAGCTTTGATGGCGCAGACCAAGGACTGTTGAATGAGTACTTCTCCGAGGAAGGACCTGGTGGGGCCTGGAACCGTCTCCCCTTCAC CTACAATGTTacccccagcgccgcctACCAATACGCCCCTGCCTATAAGCACTATGCTCACAAGATCAACCTGATCCACTTCATCGGTCCAAACAAGCCGTGGAAATGGCTGTCGAGCAGACAGGCTCGTTCGTCCCCTCCGCCCAACACAGCATTTGACT ACGAATCGCTGCTGGATCGCTGGTTTGCCGTGTACGACCAACACGTCCGCCCGACCGCGGCGCATGAgcccaacctcgccaagcgcTTCCAGGTCCCGGAGCATGTTGCAATCTGGAACAGCCCCGGTGCCGCTCAAGTCCCAGATCGGTTGGACCTCGACAGCCTCAAGGAGGCAATTCAGCAGGGCGTGACTGCCCTCAAGCCAGGGCAGTACACGTCTCTGCCTCTGGAAGGCCGTGTCGATCTCATTAGACCCAAGCCAGAGCCAAGAGCGGCGATCAGCACCAACACTGGCACCAACTCTGCGAACCAGCCTGGAGAGCCAGCTGCGCCGCCCCAGAACAACCACGCCGAGCGTCCTACTCAGCCACACTCTCATTCGCAGCCGGTGCACCACAGACCGGCACCTCAGCAGCACGGCATTTGGGATGCTTCTCGGTACTCGCCCCCTCGTCACAGCCAGCCGGAAATGACGATCCAAATGCACGCAGTGTATGAGCCGGCATGGGATCAGCCGGTCAAGTCCCACGCCACCTACTTCCAAACCTTGCCTCAAAATGTGTACACCGAGTACCCAAGCATCCCCCAGAACGTCCAATCCAACGACTGGTACCACACTTTCACGTCGACCAAGCCCAGCCAGGCCAACGTGCAGCGAGTCTTCCCCTGGGAAGATAAGGAGAAGTCCCGTGCAGCTGCCACCCGAGCCTTCCCTCAGGCCGACACCCCTACTTCGAAACGCTCTGTTGCACCCAAGCCGAAGCCTGTTATCATCCCAGCCACCACGTCTTCTGACAACAGTCGACCCAGCTTTTCGGATTCTGTGGCTTCTTACAGGAATGCCTGGGACAATGTGGCGTCTATCGATCGCTATGCTAAGCGCCTCACTGCTCTTGGCATTGGCACGGAGCGTTTGTCGCAGTCGACGATCCGCACAGCGGGACCCAGCCCAGGTGCGCCGGCGACCCCCACCTCTCAACGCCATCGCCGCGGGAACAACCCAAAGGCTGGGTCAGACACGAGTCGTGACGGAGACGACGAAGCCGAGCACGTTCAGAGGAGCCACTATCCTTCCAACGCCCTCTATCGCGATGGTTTTGCGCAGACGGACCGCCCCCGTGTTACACACGCTAGCGCGCAGGCCTCACCGGAAACGAGCCCCACATTCAAGGCGGTTGATGCGCCGAATGTTAAGCGTCGTTCAGCGGGCTCGGACCCAAGGAGCCGCGGCCATGGCCGCCAGTCTTCCAACGCTTTGTTCCCCACATACAACTTCAGCCAACCACCTGTCGGAACGCAAGGATCGTCGTCGGTTCGCGGCAGGGTTTGGAACCCAAGCACGGACCTGGACGCGATGAGGCAGGATTCGCAGAAAGTGCTGAGTCGGTTTGTTACTTCCGGATCCTCGTCCACTACTTGA
- the tpsA gene encoding Alpha,alpha-trehalose-phosphate synthase [UDP-forming] 1: MTPVDPTMTTYAANHNSSPSAGHSPKMTGEGLPKAEQSSNEPRLIVVSNRLPVTISKDDQGNYSFKMSSGGLVSALSGCKKTMSFTWIGWTGKDIPVQDREYVNRRLLEEYQCYPVYLSDELADRHYNGFSNSILWPLFHYHPGEMNFDPSYWLAYREANIRFADVVAGFVRSGDVVWVQDYHLMLLPMLLRSMISGESSQGELTRREMGRVKEGVDDAIVSDAGMQKGVVHSLDEGVVLEEVDEDGGEVTAGGGSRQPGVLPGMSAFEKQELTARQRGKGGIRIGFFLHTPFPSSEIYRILPVRREILFGVLQCDLIGFHTYDYARHFLSSCTRILGIETQPNGIEFEGRYVQVGTFPIGIDPWQFVEGRKNPAVQAGLAKLEQRFQDCKVIIGVDRLDYIKGIPQKLHALEVFLTQHPEWIGKVVLIQLAIPSRQDVEEYMNLRSCVNELVGRINGQFSTPTWSPIIFMHRSVPFEELTAMYALADVCLVTSTRDGMNLVAYEYISTQSDRHGSMILSEFAGASQSLAGSIIINPWDVDQTAKAINTALTLSAETRAQNWTKLFASWGLSFLNELNRSTGQAPSGPVLAGRRKSGASLSRTSSKASIKRRYTLNSSTPAKTET; the protein is encoded by the exons ATGACCCCAGTCGACCCGACAATGACCACCTACGCTGCCAACCACAACTCCTCACCAAGCGCCGGTCACTCGCCCAAGATGACCGGCGAGGGGCTGCCCAAAGCAGAGCAGTCTTCCAATGAGCCTCGcctcatcgtcgtctcgAACCGATTGCCCGTCACAATCTCCAAGGATGATCAGGGCAACTACTCTTTCAAG ATGTCGTCTGGCGGACTGGTGTCGGCATTGTCGGGGTGTAAGAAGACCATGTCGTTCACCTGGATCGGTTGGACTGGCAAGGAC ATCCCCGTTCAAGACCGCGAGTATGTCAACAGGAGGCTCCTGGAGGAGTATCAATGCTATCCAGTCTATCTGTCCgatgagctcgccgacaGGCATTACAATG GCTTCTCCAACTCGATTCTGTGGCCACTCTTCCATTACCACCCAGGAGAGATGAACTTCGACCCCTCCTACTGGCTGGCGTACCGCGAGGCCAACATCCGCTTCGCCGACGTTGTCGCCGGCTTTGTTCGGTCGGGCGATGTCGTCTGGGTCCAGGACTATCATCTGATGCTCCTCCCCATGCTTCTTCGCTCCATGATTTCAGGAGAGTCCTCTCAAGGAGAGCTGACTCGCCGCGAAATGGGGCGTGTCAAGGAGGGGGTTGATGACGCCATCGTCAGCGACGCTGGGATGCAGAAGGGCGTTGTCCACAGCTTGGACGAGGGGGTGGTTCTagaggaggtggacgaggatggcggGGAAGTGACTGCAGGTGGAGGCAGCCGTCAGCCAGGCGTCTTGCCTGGCATGAGTGCCTTTGAAAAGCAAGAGCTCACTGCGAGACAAAGAGGCAAGGGCGGTATCCGCATCGGCTTCTTCTTGCACACGCCGTTCCCCTCGTCCGAAATCTACAG AATTCTTCCTGTCCGTCGTGAGATTTTGTTTGGCGTCTTGCAGTGCGACCTCATCGG ATTCCACACATACGACTACGCTCGTCACTTCTTATCGTCTTGCACGCGTATCCTCGGCATTGAGACGCAGCCCAACGGCATCGAGTTCGAAGGTCGCTACGTTCAGGTCGGCACATTCCCCATTGGAATCGACCCTTGGCAGTTTGTGGAAGGACGCAAGAATCCTGCTGTGCAGGCTGGTCTTGCCAAGTTGGAGCAGCGCTTCCAGGACTGCAAGGTCATTATTGGTGTGGACCGCCTCGATTACATCAAGGGCATCCCGCAGAAGCTCCATGCCCTTGAGGTCTTCCTCACCCAACACCCGGAGTGGATTGGCAAG GTCGTTCTGATTCAGCTTGCCATCCCATCACGACAGGACGTGGAAGAGTACATGAACCTCAGGTCATGTGTCAACGAGCTGGTCGGTCGCATCAATGGCCAGTTCAGCACCCCCACCTGGTCTCCAATCATCTTTATGCACCGCTCAGTGCCATTCGAGGAGCTTACTGCCATGTACGCACTGGCCGATGTATGCCTTGTGACATCGACCAGAGACGGCATGAACCT CGTTGCCTACGAGTACATCTCAACTCAGAGCGACCGCCATGGCTCCATGATTCTTTCAGAGTTTGCTGG CGCATCGCAGAGTCTGGCTGGATCTATAATCATCAACCCTT GGGATGTCGACCAGACTGCGAAAGCGATCAACACCGCTTTGACTCTCAGTGCGGAGACGAGGGCACAGAACTGGACCAAGTTGTTTGCA TCATGGGGCTTGTCATTCCTCAATGAACTCAACAGGTCTACAGGTCAGGCGCCATCAGGCCCTGTTCTGGCTGGACGTCGCAAGTCGGGGGCAAGCCTGAGCCGTACGAGCTCAAAGGCCAGCATCAAGAGACGCTATACACTCAACTCGTCCACACCAGCAAAGACGGAAACTTGA
- the ctnnbl1 gene encoding Beta-catenin-like protein 1, whose product MDIDKMFKLPAMPPGRAGSKRKLPDLPSADSEVLKRFRPEESSSTSDEAPSGVRNINHSARVEDENEESAGTHNGNGYDEDNADEDDEEGRFFGGGLNDEQNQILDIFDKATDDQEETTAMTLPALRRMTGQFERIVTRNAEQRGKYADDPSKFIDSESDLDAMLKRFLPLTQNPTAFYPELVKGGTITLLVSLLSHENTDIAIDVVEVLQELTDEDVGVQGDLSDDDDDLATQKAEGSSETRLAMAELIDALISNSVFELLVSNLQRLDEKEDTDRQGVFSILGVFENLLSFMPPLADEVGSTTPLLKWLLDRISLEAYDSNKQYASEILSILLQSSRSNALKVIGMEGVDKLLTILSQYRRQDPREAEEEEFMENTFNSLVSLVSLPEGKRQFVEAEGVELMIMMLKENKMSRSRAIKVLDYALQPADGVPACERFVEMLGLKTLFSSFMGKGGDKKGRVRAGTFEEDEHLLGIISSLFTSLSSDTPPRLRLIAKFVEKDYEKVDRLLELRRDAEGRLRTIDRQIAQQRKDLIADGEDVDDDQEDEWYLDRLSSGLSAIQNADYILAWMCMEDDGAKLHAQTLLSRTGQSLSDVRDVLSEMAARLDDDDQDDPESALAQQKVILDHLVAFLGDSS is encoded by the exons ATGGACATCGACAAGATGTTTAAGCTGCCAGCCATGCCTCCTGGCAGGGCTGGTTCCAAGCGAAAGCTTCCCGACCTCCCTTCTGCAG ATTCAGAAGTTCTCAAACGATTTAGGCCAGAAGAGAGTTCTTCCACGTCAGATGAAGCTCCTTCCGGAGTTCGCAACATAAACCATTCGGCTCGGGTCGAGGATGAGAACGAGGAGTCGGCGG GAACGCATAACGGAAACGGATATGATGAAGACAATGCGGATGAAGATGATGAAGAGGGCAGGttcttcggcggcggcctcaaTGACGAGCAAAAC CAAATCCTTGACATCTTTGACAAGGCGACCGACGACCAGGAGGAG ACCACAGCCATGACACTGCCTGCTCTGAGGCGAATGACTGGCCAGTTCGAGCGAATTGTGACTCGgaacgccgagcagcgcggcaaATACGCCGATGATCCATCCAA ATTCATCGATTCTGAATCCGATTTGGACGCAATGTTGAAGCGGTTTCTGCCGCTCACTCAAAACCCGACCGCCTTCTACCCAGAGTTGGTCAAGGGAGGAACCATCACTCTGCTCGTCAGCCTCCTAAGTCACGAGAACACCGACATCGCCATCGACGTTGTGGAGGTGTTGCAGGAGCTTACTGATGAGGATGTTGGCGTCCAGGGTGACCTGAgtgatgacgatgacgacctTGCAACGCAAAAAGCGGAGGGATCATCAGAAACCCGTCTAGCAATGGCCGAGTTGATTGATGCCTTG ATCTCCAACTCGGTGTTCGAGTTGCTGGTGTCGAATCTTCAGCGCCTtgacgagaaggaggacaCCGACCGGCAGGGCGTGTTCTCCATCTTGGGCGTCTTCGAGAATCTCCTGTCCTTCATGCCGCCTCTGGCAGATGAAGTTGGGTCGACAACGCCGTTACTGAAGTGGCTTCTGGACCGCATCTCGCTTGAGGCGTACGACAGCAACAAGCAGTACGCTTCGGAAATCCTGTCCATCCTCCTCCAGAGTAGCAGATCAAACGCTTTGAAGGTCATCGGGATGGAAGGGGTTGACAAGCTGTTGACCATCCTATCA CAGTATCGCCGTCAAGACCCCCGCGAGGCAGAAGAGGAGGAATTCATGGAGAACACGTTCAACTCCCTGGTTTCCCTCGTCTCTCTACCGGAAGGCAAACGACAATTTGTTGAGGCTGAGGGTGTAGAGCTGATGATCATGATGTTGAA GGAAAACAAGATGTCCCGCAGCCGTGCGATCAAGGTATTGGACTATGCGCTTCAACCTGCAGATGGTGTGCCGGCCTGCGAACGGTTTGTTGAGATGCTGGGCCTTAAAACGTTGTTCTCCTCGTTCATGGGCAAG GGAGGAGACAAGAAGGGTCGTGTGCGCGCGGGGACGTTCGAGGAAGATGAACACCTCTTGGGTATTATCTCCAGCTTGTTCACAAGCCTCTCTTCTGATACGCCCCCTCGACTCCGTTTGATTGCCAAGTTTGTGGAGAAGGACTATGAGAAGGTCGACAGGCTTCTTGAGCTCCGCCGGGACGCTGAAGGTCGACTGAGGACTATCGATCGCCAAATCGCTCAACAGCGAAAG GACTTGAtcgcggacggcgaggatgtcgaTGATGACCAAGAAGACGAGTGGTACCTGGACCGACTTTCTTCCGGCCTTTCCGCCATTCAAAATGCGGATTACATTCTGGCGTGGATGTGTATGGAAGACGATGGG GCTAAGCTCCACGCTCAAACTCTACTGTCGAGGACCGGCCAGTCCCTTTCCGACGTCCGGGATGTCTTGTCTG AAATGGCAGCGAggcttgacgacgacgatcaAGACGACCCAGAGTCAGCTCTCGCGCAGCAGAAGGTCATCTTGGATCACTTGGTGGCCTTCCTCGGTGACAGCTCCTGA
- the ATP9B gene encoding putative phospholipid-transporting ATPase IIB, producing the protein MPRLSTDDAAEPRAPSSSKTRLFGRKKARQSDVDREEGEALLAGSELEEAEEAQLIEAAVREIYICRALPIDAGQQALTASAVTGSRVIPIPTSATNVVRNQKYSVITFLPIVFYEQFKFFFNFYFLVVALSQFIPALKIGYIVTYVAPLAFVLAVTMGKEAYDDYCRYLRDREDNSSRYLVLLPHTDSAQGSNTPEADLPRPQTRSTPSSAIKVGDMILLEKNQRVPADMVLLVTSEEEGSCFVRTDQLDGETDWKLKIAVPETQQLREKKVGGLEGSLYADPPIKDIHTFYGVLNIKSTDPGAYEEKSIPLSVENILWANTVLAAGSAVGLVVYTGNDTRAVLNTSEPETKIGTLEKEVNKMAKVCHVFAALSLIFQILCTVTFALSVFLVALNGFRGQWYIYVFRFLILFSSIIPISLRVNLDMGKTFYAHQIQHDSEIPGTVVRTGTLPEELGRVEYLLTDKTGTLTRNEMELKKLHMGTVVFAWDAMDEVAHLLAQAFSEEPQRRQGSMGPGIGNRGRRDISARVRDAVVALATCHNVTPVTNDDGTVTYQASSPDEVAIVEWTESVGLTLVHRDRTSMTLRSKGGETLTFDILSLFPFTSESKRMGIIVRERERGTTTFVQKGADVVMSRIVQKNDWLDEECGNMAREGLRTLVLGRKRLSDGAYEEFDKRYRSAQLLAGDERADAVQAVITECLENDLELLALTGVEDKLQEEVKSTLELMRNAGLKIWMLTGDKIETATNIAVSSKLVSRNQYIHQVAKLRTADQVRDMLDFLHANFDCCLVIDGESLQLCLDKFRNEFIMLATQLPAVVACRCSPTQKADVAKLIREYSKKTVCCIGDGGNDVSMIQAADVGIGIVGKEGKQASLAADFSINQFSYLTKLLLWHGRNSYKRSAKLSQFVIHRGLIISVIQAVFSSIFFFAPIALYQGWLQVGYATVYTMAPVFSLVLDRDVSEDLALLYPELYKELTKGRALSYKTFFTWLTISVYQGGIIMLLSLLLFESEFLHIVAISFTALVINELIMVALEITTWHIYMVLSELGTAMVYFGSMVVLPAYFDMNFVLSKQFAYKVAVIVAISSFPLYVIKALHQRFNPAAYAKVSGV; encoded by the exons ATGCCTCGCCTATCAACAGACGATGCTGCCGAACCCAGAGCACCATCATCGTCCAAGACGCGCCTATTTGGCCGCAAAAAGGCCCGACAGAGCGATGTAGAcagggaggagggcgaggctCTGCTGGCGGgctccgagctcgaggaagcTGAGGAGGCTCAGCTGATTGAAGCTGCGGTACGTGAAATCTATATCTGTCGCGCTCTCCCCATTGACGCGGGGCAACAGGCCTTGACAGCCAGTGCTGTGACTGGCTCGAGGGTGATCCCAATACCGACTTCAGCGA CAAATGTTGTCCGCAACCAAAAGTACAGCGTTATTACCTTCCTCCCGATCGTCTTCTACGAGCAGTTCAAGTTCTTCTTCAACTTCTACTTTCTGGTGGTCGCACTGAGCCAGTTCATCCCGGCATTGAAGATCG GATATATCGTGACCTACGTCGCACCATTGGCGTTCGTGTTGGCCGTCACCATGGGCAAGGAAGCCTATGACGACTACTGTCGTTACTTGCGAGATCGCGAAGACAACTCGAGCCGATACCTGGTGCTCCTCCCGCACACGGACTCGGCCCAAGGCTCCAACACACCTGAAGCAGATTTACCTCGCCCCCAAACAAGAtccacgccgtcgtcagccATCAAAGTGGGCGACATGATCTTGCTTGAGAAGAACCAGCGCGTCCCGGCCGACATGGTCCTCCTCGTGACAAGCGAAGAGGAGGGATCGTGTTTTGTTCGCACCGATCAGCTCGATGGCGAAACCGACTGGAAGTTGAAGATTGCTGTTCCGGAAACCCAACAGTTGCGGGAAAAGAAGGTTGGGGGTCTGGAAGGCAGCCTGTACG CCGACCCTCCCATCAAGGATATCCACACGTTCTATGGCGTGCTGAACATCAAGTCCACAGACCCAGGGGCATATGAAGAGAAGTCTATTCCGCTATCTGTGGAGAACATTCTTTGGGCAAACActgtccttgccgccggctcaGCTGTGGGCCTGGTGGTGTACACCGGAAACGACACCAGGGCGGTGTTGAACACCAGTGAGCCAGAAACGAAGATCGGAACCTTGGAAAAGGAAGTCAACAAGATGGCCAAGGTATGTCACGTCTTCGCGGCGCTGTCGCTGATTTTTCAGATTCTCTGTACCGTAACGTTCGCTCTGTCCGTCTTTCTCGTCGCTTTGAACGGCTTCCGAGGGCAGTGGTATATCTACGTCTTCCGCTTCCTCATTCTCTTCTCGTCCATCATCCCCATCAG CCTCCGAGTCAACCTAGACATGGGCAAAACGTTCTACGCACACCAGATCCAACACGACTCGGAAATTCCTGGCACTGTTGTTCGAACCGGTACTTTGCCCGAGGAGCTAGGACGAGTGGAGTATCTCCTCACCGACAAGACGGGCACCCTTACGCGCAATG AAATGGAACTGAAGAAGCTTCACATGGGCACCGTCGTGTTTGCCTGGGATGCAATGGACGAAGTGGCTCACCTTCTTGCCCAGGCCTTCAGTGAAGAGCCGC AGCGTCGACAGGGCTCAATGGGACCGGGAATCGGCAATCGCGGTCGCCGCGATATCTCTGCTCGCGTTCGGGACGCCGTTGTTGCGTTGGCTACATGTCATAAT GTGACGCCTGTCACAAACGATGATGGCACGGTGACCTACCAAGCATCTTCGCCCGATGAGGTCGCGATTGTCGAATGGACAGAGTCTGTCGGTCTGACTCTCGTTCACCGCGACCGCACGAGCATGACTCTGCGCTCCAAGGGAGGCGAAACGTTGACATTCGACATCCTTTCACTATTCCCCTTCACCTCCGAATCGAAACGCATGGGTATCATCGTGCGAGAGCGGGAACGTGGAACGACGACATTTGTTCAAAAGGGAGCAGATGTGGTCATGTCTCGGATCGTTCAGAAGAATGactggctcgacgaggagtgCGGCAACATGGCCCGAGAGGGACTACGAACCTTGGTGCTGGGCAGGAAGCGCCTATCCGATGGAGCCTACGAAGAGTTCGACAAGCGCTACCGCAGTGCCCAGCTCTTggcaggcgacgagcgagcagaTGCAGTTCAAGCGGTAATCACCGAATGTTTGGAgaacgacctcgagctcctaGCTCTGACTGGTGTTGAGGACAAGCTGCAAGAAGAAGTCAAGTCCACCTTGGAGTTGATGCGTAACGCTGGCCTCAAGATTTGGATGTTGACCGGAGACAAGATCGAGACGGCTACCAACATCGCAGTTTCCAGCAAATTGGTATCCAGGAACCAGTATATCCATCAAGTTGCAAAAC TGCGAACGGCTGATCAGGTCCGCGATATGCTCGATTTCCTCCATGCCAACTTTGACTGCTGTCTCGTGATCGACGGCGAGTCTCTCCAG CTTTGTCTGGACAAGTTCCGTAATGAGTTTATCATGTTGGCAACCCAGCTTCCAGCTGTCGTCGCTTGTCGATGCTCGCCGACACAGAAGGCGgacgtcgccaagctcatTCGCGAGTACAGCAAGAAGACCGTTTGCTGTATCGGCGATGGTGGTAACGACGTCAGCATGATCCAGGCAGCGGATGTCG GCATTGGTATTGTGGGCAAGGAGGGAAAGCAAGCTTCCTTGGCGGCCGACTTCTCCATCAACCAGTTCTCATACCTGACCAAGCTCCTGTTGTGGCATGGACGCAACTCTTACAAGCGATCGGCCAAGCTGTCACAATTCGTCATCCACCGTGGTTTGATCATCTCCGTCATTCAAGCCGTGTTCAGCTCCATCTTCTTCTTTGCCC CCATTGCCCTTTATCAAGGCTGGCTCCAGGTTGGATACGCGACAGTCTACACCATGGCGCCCGTGTTCTCGCTGGTCCTTGACCGGGACGTTAGCGAGGATCTTGCCCTTCTGTACCCCGAGCTCTACAAAGAGCTGACCAAG GGTCGGGCCCTTAGCTACAAGACCTTCTTCACCTGGCTCACGATCAGTGTCTATCAAG GTGGCATCATCATGCTCCTGTCACTACTGTTGTTCGAATCCGAGTTCCTCCACATCGTTGCGATCTCGTTTACCGCACTGGTCATCAACGAATTGATCATGGTCGCCCTCGAGATTACCACCTGGCACATTTACATGGTTCTGAGCGAGCTGGGTACAGCCATGGTGTACTTTGGGTCAATGGTCGTGCTGCCCGCCTACTTCG ACATGAACTTCGTCCTCTCCAAGCAGTTCGCCTACAAGGTGGCTGTCATTGTTGCCATCTCTAGCTTCCCACTCTACGTCATTAAAGCGTTGCATCAACGATTCAACCCCGCGGCCTACGCAAAGGTCTCTGGTGTCTAG